The following DNA comes from Cytophagales bacterium.
GTTTTGGTCAATTTCTACTCACAAAAAATGACCAAAATAAAACATATTGTGTTTTAGATTCGCTATTGTTTTATCAAGTCTGATAACCAATACATACTCCGTACTGCAGCCATGGGGACTGCTGTTCGATGGTCGAGACCGTTAATTACATCATGTTCTACTGTTAAATTTCCATCATTTATATTTTTAAGCATATTAACAAATTTTTTGAAATCCTTGATCTTTTTCTCTCCTTCCAATGAGCCATATGTAAAAAAAACATTTCCTTTTAATTTTTTTCGCTTTTCAGCCGTAGTAGACTCAAGTTCATAAATTTTCTGTATGATTTCATGATCAACTCCAAGAACTGGAGCACCAAGAATGTAATTTTCAAAGGTATTGGTGTGTTTCGATAATATGTATGTACCAACTAAAGCAGCGGCAGAATATCCAAAATAGGTACGTCTTTCAGCATTAGCACGGTACTTGCTTTCTACCATCTTAAAGACATCATTACGAAGAAACTTCACATAACTGTCCAAATTCCCATAGTTTATTCCTTTTGACCAGGTAAGCCCAACTATAATAACGTCTTTTATCAGATGTTCACTGAGCGCAGATAATCTTTCGATATTCTCTAACGGATTAGTAAAATAGATTACAGGGTATTTTAAATCTGTGTTTTCTTCATATCCTTCCGGTAGTTTTATGTAAAGTGTATTTAGTGTATCAGTTTCTGAATTACTGATCTGAATGACCTGAGTTCTGGGCATTTCATATGCCTTTGGTTCCTGAACCTCAAGAGCTGGTAAACCATTGCCTTGTGCTTTCAGGCTGTAATTATTGCAAGCATTTAAAAATATTGTAAGTACAAGTACTGGAAATATAAAATTGTTGTTTTTCATGTTTGATTTTTTTTTGTTTTTCATGCTTAGTTTTTGATTTAAATGTTGAATAAATGTATTGTATATCCAATGTGGAAATTCATTAATAGGATAAGCACAACAATTAAATGATAAAGTCATTTCGTCATTGATATGAGGCTTTTGTAAGGAATTAAAGAATATTGTTTTTGGGGAATAGTAGCTTTATTAGCTATTAATATTTATGCTTAAGAAGTCATTAAAGAATACAATCCTTATAAACATAGGCGCCTTTTTATTGGTACTCATACTTGATGTATTAAGTATTTGGGCGAATAAGGATAGATTTGATACTAATTATTCTTTTTTCTTACATGGCCTTAATTATACAATAGTCATTATGGCCATCATTTGGATAAATCATTTTATTTTCATTCCATCTTTTTTTGATAATAGACGCTATTTTTTATATACGATATCTCTTATTGGGATTGTGTTTCTTGGAGCATATTTGAAAGGATATGAGAAGGGTGGCTGGTATGATGTTTATAA
Coding sequences within:
- a CDS encoding alpha/beta hydrolase-fold protein, with the translated sequence MKNKKKSNMKNNNFIFPVLVLTIFLNACNNYSLKAQGNGLPALEVQEPKAYEMPRTQVIQISNSETDTLNTLYIKLPEGYEENTDLKYPVIYFTNPLENIERLSALSEHLIKDVIIVGLTWSKGINYGNLDSYVKFLRNDVFKMVESKYRANAERRTYFGYSAAALVGTYILSKHTNTFENYILGAPVLGVDHEIIQKIYELESTTAEKRKKLKGNVFFTYGSLEGEKKIKDFKKFVNMLKNINDGNLTVEHDVINGLDHRTAVPMAAVRSMYWLSDLIKQ